The following are from one region of the Vitis riparia cultivar Riparia Gloire de Montpellier isolate 1030 chromosome 14, EGFV_Vit.rip_1.0, whole genome shotgun sequence genome:
- the LOC117929444 gene encoding cysteine-rich receptor-like protein kinase 42: protein MPSSIKVHSKPTWLISFFILFSLSSSDPRTSEAGLYCSPAKSTDKNFVPVFVKEMEFLSQLVTLNLWGSHFVNSTPPMYGLAQCHQDLSHLDCLLCYAAGRTKLPRCLPATSARIYLDGCFLRYDNYSFFSESVDPDHDTVNCSSGSGAIVDQGAKLEFVKNVHRVINNVTATAVANGGYGVAVVEGGAVGVYALAECWKTVNSSGCRACLQKASNEVRGCLPGKEGRGLNAGCYLRYSTEKFYDNGGESEGGSGSSRTGLIIAIVLAAAALILVSLFAAYAGYASLSKIKEERKNLGKVSSIINKSSLNFKYETLERATEYFNPSRKLGQGGAGSVYMGTLPNGEIVAVKRLIFNTRQWVDEFFNEVNLISGIQHKNLVKLLGCSIEGPESLLVYEYVPNRSLDQFMFDKNKIQTLNWEQRFDIIVGTAEGLAYLHGGLQMRIIHRDIKGSNILLDENLTPKIADFGLARCLGADKTHLSTGIAGTLGYMAPEYLVRGQLTEKADVYSFGVLVLEIVCGRKNSVFIQDSGSLLQTVWKLYKSNKLVEAIDDCLKDDFPEKEASDVLRIGLLCTQASVALRPSMTEVVWMLTHKDWEIPPPNQPPFLNAHVLESAISRSNSANTSMSNMATKIEVSGPFTESSSMHSSMDHQEEQKLMQ, encoded by the exons ATGCCTTCCTCGATCAAAGTTCACTCTAAACCCACATGGCTGATCTccttcttcatcctcttctcTCTGTCCTCCTCCGATCCCAGAACCTCCGAAGCTGGGCTCTACTGCAGCCCAGCCAAGTCAACGGACAAAAACTTTGTCCCCGTATTTGTAAAAGAAATGGAGTTTCTATCACAGCTCGTCACCCTCAACCTATGGGGTTCTCATTTTGTGAACTCGACACCACCCATGTACGGCTTGGCCCAGTGCCATCAGGACCTTTCTCACCTTGATTGCCTCCTATGCTATGCCGCCGGCCGCACCAAGCTCCCCCGATGCCTCCCTGCCACCTCTGCCCGTATCTACCTTGATGGGTGCTTCCTGCGATACGACAACTATAGCTTTTTCAGTGAATCTGTGGACCCAGATCATGACACCGTGAACTGCAGTTCTGGGAGTGGGGCGATTGTGGATCAGGGtgcaaagttagagtttgtcAAGAATGTTCATCGAGTGATCAATAATGTGACCGCCACTGCAGTAGCGAATGGTGGGTATGGTGTGGCAGTGGTGGAGGGAGGAGCGGTGGGAGTGTATGCTTTGGCAGAGTGTTGGAAGACAGTTAACAGTAGTGGATGCAGAGCTTGCTTGCAGAAGGCAAGCAATGAAGTGAGAGGGTGTCTTCCAGGAAAGGAAGGGAGAGGGTTGAATGCTGGCTGCTACTTGAGGTATTCAACTGAAAAATTCTATGATAATGGAGGGGAATCAGAGGGTGGTAGTG gGTCTTCAAGAACAGGGCTCATCATAGCCATCGTTTTAGCTGCAGCAGCGTTAATCCTGGTTTCCCTCTTTGCTGCCTATGCAGGATATGCAAGTTTGTCCAAGATAAAAGAAG AACGCAAAAATCTCGGAAAGGTTTCATCTATTATCAACAAGTCTAGTTTGAATTTCAAATACGAAACACTTGAGAGGGCAACAGAGTACTTTAATCCATCAAGGAAATTAGGCCAAGGGGGAGCTGGTTCTGTGTACATGGGGACTCTCCCAAATGGAGAAATTGTGGCTGTCAAGAGGCTAATTTTCAACACCAGGCAATGGGTAGATGAGTTCTTCAATGAGGTAAACTTGATCAGTGGCATTCAACACAAAAACCTTGTGAAGCTTTTGGGATGTAGCATTGAAGGCCCTGAGAGCCTCCTGGTTTATGAGTATGTACCCAACAGGAGCCTTGATCAGTTCATGTTTG ATAAGAACAAGATTCAAACCTTGAATTGGGAGCAGAGGTTTGATATAATAGTAGGAACAGCTGAAGGGCTTGCATACCTTCATGGCGGTTTGCAGATGCGAATAATCCACAGAGACATAAAAGGCAGCAACATTCTTCTTGATGAGAATCTAACTCCAAAGATTGCCGATTTTGGACTTGCTCGGTGTTTAGGGGCTGATAAGACTCATCTTAGCACAGGCATTGCAGGAACACT AGGGTATATGGCTCCTGAATATCTTGTTCGAGGACAACTTACAGAGAAAGcagatgtttatagttttggtgTACTTGTTCTCGAGATTGTATGTGGTAGGAAGAACAGTGTCTTCATACAGGACTCCGGTTCTCTTCTACAAACA GTTTGGAAGCTATACAAGTCAAATAAATTGGTTGAAGCTATTGATGATTGCCTGAAAGATGATTTTCCAGAAAAGGAGGCATCTGATGTGCTCCGAATTGGGCTTTTATGTACACAAGCTTCAGTTGCTTTGAGACCTTCCATGACTGAAGTGGTTTGGATGCTAACTCATAAAGATTGGGAGATTCCTCCACCAAATCAACCTCCTTTCCTGAATGCTCATGTGCTGGAGTCAGCTATCTCCAGGTCTAATAGTGCAAACACTTCAATGTCAAATATGGCAACAAAGATTGAAGTGTCCGGCCCTTTCACAGAGTCCTCCAGCATGCACAGTTCCATGGACCATCAAGAAGAACAGAAACTGATGCAGTAG
- the LOC117931289 gene encoding putative cytochrome c oxidase subunit 5C-4, with the protein MTAVHKIGQAGYRGPSIFKEILYGLTAGLIAGGLWKRYHWNLQRRNKEFYDMLERGEISVVVEDE; encoded by the coding sequence ATGACTGCTGTTCATAAAATAGGCCAAGCTGGTTATCGGGGTCCAAGTATCTTTAAGGAGATCTTGTATGGGCTGACTGCTGGCCTCATTGCAGGAGGCCTTTGGAAAAGGTATCATTGGAACCTCCAGAGGAGAAACAAGGAATTCTACGACATGCTAGAGAGAGGTGAGATCAGCGTGGTGGTGGAAGATGAGTAG
- the LOC117930300 gene encoding DExH-box ATP-dependent RNA helicase DExH17, with product MSNLDSYSLKSVLDLPVPFQSAFSFRYFNSLQSECFSACFLSDVNMVISAPTGSGKTVLFELCILRLLSRFISEEGRFIHVKGTLKTIYIAPSKALVQEKLRDWNQKLGSLGINCLELTGDNEFYNIRNIQEADIIVTTPEKFDAVTRYRIKDGGLSFFSDIALVLIDEVHLLNDPRGAALEAIVSRIKMLARNPEMKLSSLSHVRFLAVSATIPNIEDLAEWLMVPAQGIKRFGEEMRPVKLTTKVFGYTPAKNDFLFEKRLQNYIFDILMQYSRGKSALVFCSTRKGAQEAAQRISQIAMNYGHSNPFIRSKEQEERLREASLSCSDKQMQSYILYGVGYHNGGLCPKDRNLIEGLFLKGDIQILCTTNTLAHGINLPAHTVVIKSTQHFNKEKGLYMEYDRSMILQMCGRAGRPPFEDTGMAIIMTRRETVHLYENLLNGCELVESQLLSCVTEHLTAEIVQLTVSDITRAIEWMKCSYLYVRMKKNPEKYAFKKGIPGNLIEKYTQGTVMIHFNELSQHQMIWTDEDGFLLKPLEPGRLMTKYYLKFGTMKHIMQTPVDCSLEDALHIICRSEEIAWIQLRRNEKKFLNDINMDKDGRLRFHILGDKGKRKRRIQTREEKIFVLASDCLTGDPSVHDLSLTQDANAICSNGCRIAKCMKEYFIYKKSYKGALNSILLSKCLLQKLWDDSPYLLKQLPGIGMVTAKALHSMGIVSFEALAEADPRRIEIVTGRKYPFGNHIKESLSSLPPKVELKIEEIECQRQGKSKIELTLTRLSQSFQSIKRYYADMVVGLEEDNLILFHEKIRVDEFSSPYSTTILLSTPQQGKLTVKADLIFEEYIGIDLHQKLLVVKEINSNMIHTRGSKQLSSFPLPKEVYVIEDDNEDASHSSSKGLDISKKSKREMDSLPNFKLIDEESEEEGSPAIETEDDECKIITEQTVFEHIRKKSKSFNVLTKSNASVSPSSEALILTRKRTHEQQLELHVTEALEETERSKIPRRATVSPFLHSREAELNGPGISKNPTTKYQPATGSLVVMNFMDDRADLPERIESTSQIVSEDTIFDHIRRKAKNFPVFNKSETPESDSTILTKGHFSENQTVLHEDSFDTLEGTNSSEALKTTIVISDSEPKKMEKESHHVREGAKMDPNIISGSTCGAHGSLDLPPEVSSIQTDPTHHVSRVKNNVQNADPGMCVKNIRKKNLSPNGSKGQCCPAATPGKIREVDSFLGFKSVFSFL from the exons ATGAGCAATCTGGATTCCTACTCTCTGAAATCTGTCTTAGATTTGCCTGTACCTTTTCAATCTGCTTTTAGCTTCAG GTATTTTAATTCGCTGCAGAGCGAATGCTTCTCTGCCTGTTTTCTCTCCGATGTAAACATGGTTATTTCAGCACCAACTGGAAGTGGTAAAACAGTGCTCTTTGAGCTCTGCATTCTGAGGCTTCTCTCAAGGTTCATCTCTGAAGAGGGGAGATTCATCCATGTAAAGGGAACCCTCAAAACA ATCTACATAGCTCCATCCAAGGCTCTTGTACAGGAGAAGCTTCGAGATTGGAATCAGAAACTTGGGTCCCTGGGGATAAATTGTCTGGAGCTGACTGGTGACAACGAATTTTACAACATAAGGAATATACAAGAAGCAGACATTATTGTGACCACTCCAGAG AAGTTTGATGCAGTGACCCGGTATCGCATAAAAGATGGAGGCTTGAGTTTTTTCAGTGACATAGCTCTTGTGCTTATTGATGAAGTTCACCTATTGAATGATCCACGTGGAGCAGCTTTGGAGGCAATAGTTAGTAGGATAAAAATGCTTGCTCGCAACCCAGAAATGAAATTAAGTTCTCTTTCTCATGTCCGCTTCCTAGCTGTTTCTGCCACTATTCCAAATATTGAGGACCTTG CGGAATGGCTAATGGTCCCTGCCCAAGGGATTAAAAG GTTCGGTGAAGAAATGAGGCCTGTAAAGTTGACTACAAAAGTTTTTG GCTATACACCAGCAAAAAATGACTTCCTATTTGAAAAG CGccttcaaaattatattttcg ATATTCTCATGCAATATTCCAGAGGAAAATCTGCCCTAGTTTTTTGTTCAACTAGAAAAGGAGCACAAGAAGCAGCACAACGAATATCTCAGATAGCAATGAACTATGGTCATTCTAATCCATTCATCAGAAGCAAAGAACAAGAGGAAAGGTTAAGGGAAGCTTCACTATCATGCAGTGATAAACAAATGCAATCATACATCCTTTATGGAG TTGGTTACCACAATGGTGGACTTTGCCCAAAGGATCGCAATCTCATTGAAGGTCTTTTTCTTAAGGGTGACATTCAAATTCTGTGTACCACAAATACTCTTGCCCATGGAATCAACCTACCGGCACATACAGTAGTAATCAAATCAACGCAGCACTT CAACAAGGAAAAAGGCCTGTACATGGAATATGACCGATCCATGATATTACAG ATGTGTGGGAGGGCAGGTCGTCCACCATTTGAGGATACGGGAATGGCTATAATCATGACAAGAAGAGAAACG GTTCATTTGTACGAGAATCTCTTGAATGGGTGTGAATTGGTGGAATCACA ATTGCTTTCATGTGTGACTGAGCATCTAACTGCAGAGATAGTTCAACTAACTGTCTCTGACATTACAAGGGCTATTGAATGGATGAAGTGCTCATACTTGTATGTGAGAATGAAAAAG AACCCTGAGAAATATGCATTTAAGAAAGGTATCCCTGGCAACCTTATAGAGAAGTACACTCAAGGTACTGTTATGATTCATT TTAATGAGTTATCACAACATCAAATGATCTGGACTGATGAAGATGGTTTCCTCTTGAAACCGCTAG AACCTGGAAGGTTGAtgacaaaatattatttgaaattcgGTACGATGAAGCACATTATGCAGACTCCTGTAGACTGCAGTTTAGAAGATGCACTTCATATCATCTGCCGATCTGAGGAAATTGCCT GGATACAGCTCAGGCGCAATGAGAAGAAGTTTCTAAATGACATAAACATGGATAAAGATGGCCGGCTTCGATTTCATATTCTTGGTgataaaggaaaaaggaaaaggcgTATCCAAACCAGAGAagagaaaatatttgttttggcAAGTGACTGCTTGACAGGCGATCCTTCTGTTCATGATTTATCATTGACTCAG GATGCAAATGCTATATGCTCAAATGGGTGTAGAATTGCTAAGTGCATGAAAGAGTACTTCATTTACAAAAAGAGTTATAAAGGAGCTTTGAACTCAATCCTTCTGTCCAAATGTTTACTTCAAAAGCTCTGGGACGACAGTCCATACTTGCTGAAACAATTACCTGGCATTGGAATGGTGACTGCAAAG GCATTACATTCAATGGGAATTGTTTCATTTGAGGCTCTGGCTGAAGCTGATCCAAGAAGGATAGAGATTGTCACTGGTCGAAAATACCCATTTGGGAACCACATCAAGGAGTCCCTGTCATCACTGCCTCCGAAAGTAGAGTTGAAGATTGAGGAAATTGAATGCCAAAGGCAAGGGAAGTCCAAGATAGAATTAACATTGACAAGGCTATCACAATCCTTCCAATCAATTAAACGATATTATGCTGACATG GTTGTTGGTTTGGAGGAAGATAACCTGATTCTCTTTCATGAGAAAATAAG AGTGGATGAATTTTCTAG CCCCTATAGCACAACAATTCTCCTGTCAACGCCTCAGCAAGGAAAGCTGACTGTTAAGGCTGATCTGATTTTTGAAGAATACA TTGGCATTGATCTGCACCAAAAACTTCTAGtggtgaaggaaattaattcaaatatgatcCATACACGTGGAAGTAAGCAGCTTTCCTCTTTTCCTTTGCCTAAAGAAGTGTATGTCATAGAAGATGACAATGAAGATGCATCTCATTCTTCTTCCAAAGGGCTTGACATTTCAAAGAAATCCAAACGAGAAATGGATTCCTT GcccaatttcaaacttatagaTGAAGAGTCGGAAGAAG AAGGTTCACCTGCTATTGAAACTGAAGATGATGAATGCAAAATCATAACTGAGCAGACTGTATTTGAACATATACGTAAAAAGTCCAAGAGCTTCAATGTTTTGACCAAATCAAATGCTTCTGTTTCTCCATCATCAGAGGCCTTGATCCTCACAAGAAAGCGCACTCATGAACAGCAGCTTGAACTCCATGTCACAGAAGCTCTGGAAGAAACAGAGAGAAGCAAAATTCCAAGACGGGCCACGGTCAGTCCATTTTTACATTCTAGAGAGGCTGAACTGAATGGACCTGGTATCAGCAAAAATCCAACTACAAAATACCAACCTGCAACTGGTAGTTTGGTTGTCATGAACTTCATGGATGACAGAg CTGATCTTCCTGAACGAATAGAGAGCACATCCCAAATCGTGAGTGAAGATACAATATTTGATCACATACGGAGAAAAGCTAAGAACTTTCCGGTGTTCAATAAATCAGAGACCCCTGAGTCTGATTCTACAATTCTGACCAAAGGACACTTCTCTGAGAACCAGACTGTGCTTCATGAGGATTCTTTTGACACATTGGAAGGAACAAATTCAAGTGAAGCCCTGAAGACTACTATAGTTATTTCAGATTCAGAacctaaaaaaatggaaaaagaatcTCATCATGTTAGGGAAGGCGCAAAGATGGACCCCAATATAATCTCTGGAAGCACCTGTGGCGCTCATGGGAGCTTGGATCTTCCCCCAGAAGTTTCAAGCATCCAGACTGATCCCACACATCATGTTTCTAGAGTAAAGAACAATGTACAGAATGCAGACCCCGGAATGTGTGTTAAGAATATCAGGAAGAAGAATCTCTCTCCAAATGGATCAAAAGGGCAGTGCTGCCCAGCAGCAACACCGGGCAAAATCAGGGAAGTAGATTCATTCCTAGGGTTTAAGAGTGTCTTCTCATTTCTCTGA